The genomic segment TGCAGGCCGCCGTGAACGCGGCGATCGAAGATAGTGTTTCCATTGAAGTGGCCGACGCCGTCATGGGCAAACCCATTGGCGTGCCGAAAACGGCGGTTTTCGGTTTGATCGATCTGGTCGGGGTCGATTTGATGCCCTACCTGGCCTCTTCCATGCTTTCCTCTTTGCCGGAAGGGGATGAATACCGGAAGATTTATAAAGACTATCCTTTTGTCGGCCAGATGATCGAAGCCGGTTATAACGGACGAAAAGGCAAAGGCGGGTTTTACCGCCTGAACCCCGATGCGCCGAAAGGGGAGAAAGAAAAACAGACTCTCCGGCTCAACGCCGCCCAATTTAATGAAAGCGACTATGCCAAAGCGGGCAAGCCAAGACTGGACTCTGTCTCGGCCGGCAAAAAAGGACTGAAGGCCGTTGTAACGACCGACGACGAAGGCGGGCGCTACGCATGGAAAGTCCTGTCGCAGACGCTTTCTTATGCTGCGTCCCTCGTGCCGGACATCGCGGAGAATATTGCCGATGTGGATGAAGCCATGCGGCTGGGAACCAACTGGAAAAAAGGCCCGTTCGAGATGATTGATGCGCTTGGGCCCAAATGGTTTGCCGGTCAGTTAAAAGAGAAAGGGATGCACGTTCCCCCTCTGCTGGACGCTGTCGGCGACGGCACTTTTTACAAAGTTGAGAATGGAAAGCTTCATGTTTTTGGAACGGACGGAAAGTACCATCCTGTTCAGCGGCCCGATGGCGTCCTTCTTTTGCGGGATATCAAATTAAGCGCCGAGCCCGTCATCAAAACGGCCAGCGCTTCCGTCTGGGATATCGGCGACGGCGTTTTGTGCGTCGAATTTACAGGTAAAATGAATGCGCTGGACGATCAGGTTTTTGAAGCCTATCACAAATCCATCAAGCTCATCGGCGACGGCAGCGGCGATTATAAGGCCATGGTCATTTATAATGAAGGAAGCCATTTTTCCGCCGGGGCCAATCTGGGGCTGGCTATTTTTGCGATGAATATCGCCATGTGGCCTGCGATCGAGGATCTGGTTTCCGGCGGGCAAAAAGTTTATAAAGCCCTTAAATATGCTCCCTTCCCGGTTGTGTCCGCGCCCAGCGGCATGGCACTGGGGGGCGGGTGTGAAATTCTTCTTCACAGCGATCATGTGCAGGCGCATGCCGAAACCTATACCGGGCTGGTAGAGGTCGGGGTGGGTCTTATCCCCGGCTGGGGCGGGTGCAAGGAAATGATTTTGCGCTACATGGAAGAAGAACGCCAAAATTACGATAAGGCCACGGGCGGTAACACCGTATGGTTTTCACCGAAGACCACGCCCATGGGCGCAGTGCGCAAAGCCTTTGAAACGATCGCGCTGGCCAAGGTGGCCAAGAGCGCGCAGGAAGCGAAGGAAATCCGCTACCTCAAAGAAAGCGACGGCATCACCATGAACCGTGACCGGCTTTTGCACGATGCGAAGGAAAAAGCGCTGGAACTGGCAAAAAATTACACTGCACCAACGCCGGTAGAAGACATCCGCCTGCCGGGCCCCACGGGAAAATATGCGCTGGATATGGCGGTGGCGGATCTGCGCAAGTCCGGCAAAGCAACGCCTTATGATGTGGTGGTGTCGGCGGCCGTGGCAAAAGTTTTGTCCGGCGGGGAAAAAGCCGACTGGACCAATCCACTGAATGAGGACGATCTTTACAGGCTGGAACGGGAAGAATTCATGAAGCTCGTTCATAACGACGGCACGATGGCCCGCGTGGAACATATGCTGGAAAAAGGAAAACCGCTTAGAAATTAGAGACATAAAAAAACGGGCCTTCAACAGGCCCGTTTTTGTTTTTCTTCGTAAGCGAGGCTTACTTCAGACCCTTCATATAGTCCGGCTCATCGGCCTCCTGCATGATCTGAGTATCAACCGGTTCCGGCGGTGGCGCCATGACGGGTTCAGGAGGCTCTTCTTCCACAACCGGTTCGGCCACAGGCTCCGGCATTGGCGCCGGGGCCGGTTCTTCCTGCGCTGGCTGACGGTGGCCCATGATGCCGACGGTTCTTTCTTCCGTGTAGGCGGAATTGCGCCCGCAGCCGTCTAAATCAGCGTCGTTGCACGCCGGAATGTCCATACAGGCAGTGAGGGTCAGAGCTCCAAAAGCCACACATAGCGTTGAAAAAATCTTTTTCATCCTGGAAATCTTCCTTCTTTCAAATGTTTTTGATGGAAGGCATCCTATCCAATCCGGCACGGCATAGCAAGTTATCAGATAAAGGGAAGCTTATCCGAGGCTTGTTTCTATAATATGAAAATTTTTTTGTAACACACCCACAGGCTATAAATAGAAATTTTCCAAATGCCTGAGGAGCGCTTTTTCATCCAGGGCGCTGCCGGTAAGGTCTTCAAGTAATCCCAGAGCGCCAACGCTCCTGCCTTTGCTGTGGATGCTCTCTTTCAGCCACGTTCCGACAGGGCGCAGATTTCCCCGTTCGATACTTTGCGACAACGTGGTATCCGCGTCATGGAGCTTTTCATGGAGCTGTGCGGCCATCATATGCGACAGCGTGTTTGTCGCGATAAACCCGAACCGTCCTGTAAACCAGTCGGGATTTTGCAGCGCTCCTTCAGAAAGGTTTTCCGGCGTTTTTCCTATAAGCTCCTGACTTTCCGCTTTCCAGCGTTCCGGCAGGTCTTTGACGTCCAGATCCCCGTTGATAAGGTCTTTTTCAATCCGGTAGCGCAGCAAATCATGAAAAATTTTACTGAGTTCGTCGGCATTGTTGCGCATGGGCGTATCGGTAATAACCTTGCGCAAACGATAAAGGTTTTCCGGTTCGAAACTTTTGTTTTTGAACTGACGGAAAACGCCTTCGGCCCGGACGGCAACAAATTCAAAAAATTCCGGCGTCCGGCCAATGATCGTTTCATAAAGAATGCTCAGCGCGTTCTGGGTCAGGGTTCCCAAATCCTGCCCGACGGGCTGCGACTTCCACTGGTCGGGAAGGTTTTGCAGGTAGAGGCCGCGAGCGCCTTGATAGAGAGTGTCTTCCAGCGAATCGAGAAAGGTGTCTTCTTCCCCGCACCGCACAAGAACCCGCGCATCGTCAGGCGAACCGCCCGTCATCGGAGAAAGAGACGTGACAAGCAACGTCCCCCGGTTAAAATCAAACCCCATCAATTCCAAAAGCGTCTTGTTCAGCCACATCTGGTTTCCGCGTGAGAATTCCCCCTCCAGCGGCAAGGGCGCTTTTTCACCTTTTTGCTTTTCAAACGCGGCAGCGCGTAATTTTTTGAGCGGGCCCAAAATATTGTCATAAAGGTTGTCGATCCTGAGATTCCCGATATCGCTGGCATATCCCAAAAGAAGCGCGCGATAGAGCGAATCCGTGCCAAAGGCTTTCTGTTTAAGCTCTGCTATTTTTCGGTATAAATCGACAACCTGCTGAATATGGGGGGCCGCATCCTCCCAGTTATTTGCTTTGAGCGCGCTCGCGTGACGCTTGCGCCCCTCATTGGCAATCTGGACGGAGGCAATATAAAGCTCCGGCGGCAGGGCGGCCAGATGGGAATAGACACGGCGCATCTCGCTTAAATTGGCGCGATCCCATTCCCCCCATCTGTCCGGGTGTCTTTCCGCCTCATTTTCCACCCGTTCCAGAAGCCTGGTCACGGACGGCGTAGTCGTTTCGGCATATATCCGCTTGGTAATCGCAGAAATGTCGTGGATTCGTTTTTGAAGCCCGCCCGGCGGCATCGCGGTCATCATATCCGTGGCCAATGTGCTGCGAACGGAAAAAAGCGTATCCAGATTGCTGAAATAAAATTTCAGGTCGTTATATCCTTCGGCGGGCTCTGAAACGGCCTTTAATCCTGCGTTGTCTGTCATGATAACCCCTTGATGATCTCTATGATGATTTCCGGCTTGAAAGAAACCCATTTGCACTCCCGTAAACTATACTCTCGCCGATCAAGGTTAAAAATGCTTTAATTTAAGGAGTCTGAGGCAAAAGCAGAGAGAAAACATGTTCTGGAAAAAGAAGAAAAAAGAAAAAGCGCCGCAAAAACCCGAAGAGATGAGCCGGGAAGATATTCTTGCGCAGGCAAAGGCGAATGCTGCCGCGGCGCGGGAAGAAATCGGCAACGAAACACTGGATAAAATCAAAGAGGCCATGATGAGAAAGGAAAATTCTCCGATGGAACAGGCCAAGAAAATTATTAAAAAGATGGATCAGGACAAGGTACGGGACCAGCTCGCGGAATGGGCCAGAGAAAAAGGGCCGGAGAAAAAACCGGAAAAGAACTAGAAAAAAACCGGAAAAAGAAAAAACAAGGAATCAAAACTTCAAGACAAGGATTAGGAAGAATAAAATGCCGACTTACCAAGCCCCTTTGGACAATATCAAATTTGTACTGCACGACGTTCTGGATGCCGGCAAGCTGTGCGAATTGCCGGGCTA from the Rhodospirillales bacterium genome contains:
- a CDS encoding enoyl-CoA hydratase/isomerase family protein, giving the protein MTINKVAVIGAGVMGSGIAAQVANAGVPVVLLDIVPKDAEDRSVIAKGAVEKMLKTDPAPLMSQKNARLITCGNLEDDLELLGECDLIIEVVLEKLEIKHATYEKIIAHKKPEAIVSSNTSTIPLSKLAGPFDDDFKSKFMITHFFNPPRYMRLLELIVSDKTDKAAIETVRNFCDVRLGKGVVPCKDTPGFIVNRLLVFWMQAAVNAAIEDSVSIEVADAVMGKPIGVPKTAVFGLIDLVGVDLMPYLASSMLSSLPEGDEYRKIYKDYPFVGQMIEAGYNGRKGKGGFYRLNPDAPKGEKEKQTLRLNAAQFNESDYAKAGKPRLDSVSAGKKGLKAVVTTDDEGGRYAWKVLSQTLSYAASLVPDIAENIADVDEAMRLGTNWKKGPFEMIDALGPKWFAGQLKEKGMHVPPLLDAVGDGTFYKVENGKLHVFGTDGKYHPVQRPDGVLLLRDIKLSAEPVIKTASASVWDIGDGVLCVEFTGKMNALDDQVFEAYHKSIKLIGDGSGDYKAMVIYNEGSHFSAGANLGLAIFAMNIAMWPAIEDLVSGGQKVYKALKYAPFPVVSAPSGMALGGGCEILLHSDHVQAHAETYTGLVEVGVGLIPGWGGCKEMILRYMEEERQNYDKATGGNTVWFSPKTTPMGAVRKAFETIALAKVAKSAQEAKEIRYLKESDGITMNRDRLLHDAKEKALELAKNYTAPTPVEDIRLPGPTGKYALDMAVADLRKSGKATPYDVVVSAAVAKVLSGGEKADWTNPLNEDDLYRLEREEFMKLVHNDGTMARVEHMLEKGKPLRN